CCTAGTCAGGGATTATCAAAATTGGAAACCAAACattctgactgctgactcggtgcgagtcaggggttgactcagacctagacgccgagtcagctgcaaacaaacaaggtgttcCTCAATGGGTTTAAACTTCTCCACAGAAGTCTCTTCATTATCGGTTTCATATTCTGACTCCTCATTTGactctacacaatcatccacataCGTAGTGTCTTCATTGTGTTGATCATTGTTGTTGCTTTGAGACACAAAAGTCTCTACAGAGGGAAGGTCTTCATTAACCTCAATAAGAGATTCAAAAGAATTCTTATTTTTGAGCTCATCtactttcttttcattttctttggTACTTCCCTTGTTCTTTCGCCTAACGTATTTCCTTTCCACATCAGGGGAGTCTGCCTTCTCCTCAATAGAGATATGCGCAGCATTATCTACCATCTCTTCATTTGATTGTACACGGGACTCCCCTTTTTCTGTTAGGCTTCCACTGTCATTATGCTCCTCATTCCTAGGAGTCTCCAAATTTCCAGCCTTGTCGATATCAGTCTCAGAGACATTCTTTATATTCATATCCGCATTGACCACCTCTAAATCTAGTCTTTGAGACTCTTCCAGCCTACCCAAAGTCTCCTTGTTGGTTTTGCTCAATTTTGGTACCCAGATCTTCTTGGTAACCTTACTAGCAGAGACCTTGGGACATTTAGCACTAGAGTGACTAAATGTTGCGCAAGCCTGGCATCTTGGAGGTTTCCAAGTGTATTCAACCGAGATTTCTAGTTCTTTGCCATCAAACAAAATAGGGATGAAGGATGGAAAATCGCTAGTTACATCCATTTCAACACAAACTCTTGCATAACTCATCCTTGTCCTTTCTAATGTGTGTTTATCAGAACATATTGGAGTTCCAATACCACTAGCAATCATGCTTAAGCCTTTGGCATTCCATAAATGAATTGGAACTTTTCTCAAATTCATCCACACCGGAACAGACTTCAATTCTTGAATGCTATGCTCGATGAATAATTGCCAAGGTCTGATCAGAAATAACTTCTTTAAAATTGTGACAGATCCCATCTCTATGGCAGCAACCCTGTCCTCATCCAAATCAAATTCAAAGATGTACATTGATTCTTCATGAAGAGACATTCTAAATCCTCCCTTAAGATTCCAAGCTTTTCCCATTGCTTCCTTCACTGCATTGAAAGGTGGCTTTCGACCCACAAAATACCCAAATACAAACTTATCGCAAAACCTAAGTTCATCAATAATATCTGTAGAAGAGATTATAGTCCTCTTACCTTCAATCGATTGAAGATTTAGAAATTCCAGCTTGCAGGAGGATGAATCCAATGATGCTCCCTTTGTTGCTACCAAACAAAGATCTCCATTTTCCAGGATTAGGGATTTCAGAAGAAACCCCAATTAAAATTTCCTATTTCTCCGAGAAGCACTTGTAGACTCTGTTAACGGAGGGAAATCAGCCAACCCAGTATTTGActcatcaattgataaagatttaTCTGCTCTTTCACTCTGATTTGGATTCAAAATTGGTGGACAAGGAGAAAGACGGCCAGCAGCCATGAAGAACGCGAGAGGAAAAAAATCCCTAGAAGAATCGCCCTTTTCCCCCTTGCCACGTCATCAGAACGGGGTGCTTCTTCTAAAATCTTTTCTTTGGTTTGAACACAATGAGCACAGCCCATACTCAataggggaaattaggctcaggcccaacccatggataacccataatatgaggcccttaattaaaaaagtttaaatctaggccccgagtttttaaaagaccttgatacccttatgcatattgtcaagcccataattaaataaaatttaaatctaggcccaaaattattaaatctaggcccgaaattattaaaatacagtgcgaaggtgtaaacagaagttacacatgcatatggcatgtgtaaccagaagttacacatccttatgatatgtgtaatacaaagttacacttgtatatatatgcaaataaatagacataaaaaaaaacacaaaaaaaaaagttattactttaatattcatttacaataatttcttagcatgtgtaactagaagttacacacgcatctgtttagtgtaattgagagttacatatgtgtctatctagtgtaactgagagttacacatgcatccgacttgtgtattcagcgtcaactccagttccagcgagaccattaccacgtttaagcaattagcttttatgaagttatctaaaacctgaaatataacaacaagcaatcagtatttatacgattaaaatgagcagtacataaaacaatgtatatttcagtttcacaagcatctgactagtgtagctagcggttacacatgcatctgaattgtgtaactgagagttacacatgcatataacatgtgtaactaggagatacacattcatctggctagtgtagctagcagttacacatgcatatgactagtgtaactaggagttacacatacatattgatatgtgtacccaaaatcagtatgtgtaagtaaaagttacacatctaattaacatgtgtaacttgcagatacacatgcatctttattatgtaactaggagttacacatgcatctgacttagatatgtcaacataaaatcagaaaatccatctctaaatgaataacactagcaaaaacgagaggtgactatcaagcaattactATCTCAAACTATTCATTTCTTCAAGGGAACCAACACCAAGTCAGATTTCATCCCATCTTTAAAATGGTTATGAACACCGTGAACATCTATGTCAATGAAACATACAGAACCCCTAAAGGAATGAACTAAGAAGCAAAgaaactcatatcctagaacaaGTGTAGGTATCTTATGATCAAGAAAAACACAATTCCCAAGTGTAGTGAATAAAATGGAGCCAAATCCCTACAACATTCATCTCAGAACTGCAAAATCCTGAACTTGGAAGATAACAAAAAAATGCCCTAAAAGACAAGGAAAACCAAAAGGCAATCTTTCTCAGAGAAATAACAGAATGGAGAACAACAAATGATTCAAATTCTATATTAAAAGATTCCTAATTCTCAAAATTTGTACTTCTAAAATCTAATCAACCACAGTTATAGGATTCAAATTCAATTAGGGTATCATCATCCTTGTTAATTCTTTCATTCGAACTACATACTTGCATAAATCATAAGAAACCCAGAAAAATTCTACCAAAATTTAGAGagaaatcaataaacaagaatcTCAAAACGCCAGaaaatgtatcaaaaatacaacgaaagaaTGACCTGGACTCTGTAAATCGAGATTGATACCTGAAGCGAACAAGGAGATGTGAGACTCCTTCTTCACATAGTCTCTAGACTCTCTCCTCCATCTGTTGAAGTGAAGAAGCACCAAAGTTGAGAATCGCATATTTCAGTCTCATGGTCCTATATAGGTTCCAAGATaacgcttcaaaaaaaaaaaaaataaaaaaaaataaaaagaattttaaacgctagaaacagggatggaACCAGTTGACCTTGTGGTTAACAGCCACACGCTCTAACCAGCTGAGCTATTCCAGCTTTGTCGTACCGTTTGGACGGTGGAGATACATTTTAACCAAACAACACCGGGTTACAGTCCGATGTAACTTTTTCTACTGTCAGCTGTAACTACATTTCAATGTAAATATGTTACCATTTGGGTGTGCCAAATGGCAATGTCATTCATCTGCCATCAGATACAGATAATCTGGTTGATCATAGCTAGACTACATATTGATATTCATGCCGAGTCTGAGAATGAGAGCCATTGTCCGATTATTTTTGCCAAATCTAACATAATGGATAACAAACTAAAAACATTGTGATTCCGTGCAATTTCGCTAAATTAATCCCCAATCAGAAAGAAATGTATGCCATCCTCTATTCCTGTTTAACTTGTCCTAACTAAATTGTGCAAAACGGATGCAACTAGCAACTCTTGACCAATGAAGATACATGAAATACCATGGATAAGTATCTACGAAGAAGCTTtagaatcaaaaaaatattaaagtgAACTCATCTGGATGTATATTTTTGCTCAGTGACCGAGCCGATGTGATATATTTTATTCAGTGAATTCATTTGGATGTATTGTTTCCTGTTCTACAGGCTTTAAAAGGTAACAGACAAGTGGCCACAACTCAATTTTCTGATTGACCTTCATCAAGTGGGGTAATTTCGTTAGTGCGAGCCTTCTTACTCACGGAGAGTGGCAAATGACAGGTGGTAACCCTTGTTTGCTGGAAACTGATGGAATAGATACCATTACTCCTCCATTGATGAAGAAGGGGATAATGCTGAAACAGAAGCAACGAACCAGATCACATTAAAAGGTGAATAAACACAAGTTGAGAGATTAATTGGAGTAGAAAAGGAGCTAGAAACGAATTATCACTGATGCACGCCACAGTGCATGCATAAACCAAATGCCAAACTGATGTAGGACATCCGAATtaatatttgttttcttattatttttagaatttaattatTTTAGAGTAGTATTTCAAATTTTTAGAATTACTTATTTCTAAAAGTTATTTAATTCTATAACGCCATTTATTTTAgggatttcttattttccaagtttGACTATTAGAGTTATATAAATAGGGAACAAGTCCCTTGTATTACAATATTTTCAATCAATATTGAGTTTTCTCAACTATTCTTTTACCTTACTACCAAAATTCTTTATTCACGCTTAGTACAAGAATTCTTTATAAACTAACAAAATTCTTTTACCTTACTACCAAAATTCTTTATAAACTAACAAAAGCAAACATAAAACCAGTAAAGTAGATGCAGATGGGACAAAAGTTCACAAATGTATTCGTCAATCAAGCAAGGATTAGAAGCAACAAGGATTATTACTTAGTACAAGAATTTTGGTAGACGTGAGATCTAGGGTTTAGTCGCGCCTCTCACATTTCGGTAAATTCTACCTCACAATAGCTaattcaaaattttcttcttctgcttAAACACATAATTCACCGAGCTTTTTTTGAATTTCTTTCTGAAAGCTTTTAAATCTCGGTCATGTAACGACCGTCGGCGGCAGTATTATTGCTAACGTTGTAACTGACTGAAATCTTGAAGGTATTAGTTCCATCCATAACTCAAGACATCAAGAGACTCACTTGGGGTTTTAAAGATGATCTGGAAAACCTTAAGAAGAAATTTATCTACATTCAGGCAGTATTGAAGGAATCTGAGAATATCCAAATAACTGAGACTGTGCAAGTTTGGTTAGAAGATCTCAGAGATATTGTTTATGATCATCTCATGCGCAAAGAAACAATCAAAGGCTTTAAAAACAAGGTTCGTGATTCCTTTTCAGTATCATCCAGCAATAACCCGGTACGTTTGCGTTTTAAGATTTCTGGCAAAATTCTAGCTATCAATGAAAGATTAAAAGTAATTCTTCAAAATAAGAAAATGTTTAAGCTCCCAAATAATACTGCTTCTACTAGTACAACTCAGCAAAGGAAAAGTAGTGCCGACATTCGAAAAACTACCTGCTTTGTTGAACTTGCCGATGCATCAAACTTCGTCGGGAGAAACAGAGACAGGTTTAGAATTGTACAAATATTAACGAGCTCGTCGTCTCAATCTGAAAAGCTTCCAGTCTTGCCCATAGTTGGCATGGGAGGGACTGGGAAGACAACTCTGGCACAGTTTGTCTGTAAAGACGAGTTAGTTGTGAAATGCTTTGAACTAATAATTTGGGTCTATGTATCTGAAAACTTTGATGTCGATAGGATTGTTAAAGAAATTCTTGATCAAGTAACAATAAATAACAAGAAGTCCGATAGTTCATCCAGCAGGGAACTGATGGGACGTGAATTATGTGAGAGTCTAAGCGGCAAGAAGTTCTTACTGGTACTAGACGATTTGTGGAATGAGGACAAACATAAATGGAGACGCTTAAAACTGCGTTATCTGTTGGTGCAAATGGAAGCAAAATCTTAGTCACTACTCGTAACGACACAGTTGTATCAACGGTTCGTGGGACGATTGATTGCTACTCTTTAGCTCAGCTAACTAAGCAAGAGTGTTGGTCTATCATCATGAAGAAAGCATTTGCTGCAGGTGGTGCAAAAGAGACTCCGCCGATggttgaaattggaaaacaaataGCGAAAAAATGTGGTGGTTTACCACTTGTTGCAAGAACTCTTGGAAGTCTTATGTACACAAAGAATGCAATAGGTGATTGGGAGTCGATCAAGGCAAATGAAGTATTCAAGATGACCGATGATGAAAGTAAAATTAAATTGATACTGAAGCTCAGTTATGATAATCTACCCTCACATATCAAGCGATGCTTTTCCTATTGCTGAATGTTCCCTAAAGGTTTTGAGATTATGGATGGCAGAGGGATTCCTCCAACAGTCTGACGAAGGAAATGGAAACACAATGGAGTATATTGGAAATGAATGTTTCAACCATTTGGTGCAGAACTCTTTATTTCAAGATTTAAAAGAGTATTCTTTCAGTTGGCCAACTGTGACATTCAAGGTGCACGATTTAATGCATGATCTTGCAAGGATGGTCCTCGATACTTCTGAATGCTCAGTTTGGAAGACAAATGAGAAAAACTATAATTCAAAAGTACGTCGTGTACAAGTGGCTCTTGATGATAAGGAGTGGGTTGAAATGTTTACCGGAAGAAATTGGACCTCTCAAACATCTAAAATGTCTTGACCTTGGTAGTACCGCAATTTTGGAATTACCAGAGTGGATCACAGATTGCTGTCATTTCGAATTTCTGAATCTTATGAGTTGCATGCATTTAGAGTTCTTCCAAGAAATATCGGTGATCTGAAATATCTAAAGCATCTTGATTTATCTGGTACATGTATAAAAGATCTACCAGTCTCTATCTGTAATTTCGTTAATCTGACCTGGTTGAAACTCAAACACTGTCTTTCTGTTAGAGAAAAGGAAAGTTAAGCTATTCATGGTGCCCTTTCCCTGTTGTAttcaatctttcctttttctattaGCTTTTGTTTTGTAAATTACTTGTAACCCAAGAGTGGTTTCTTGTATAAATAAATCGTTTCTCCTTTGGTTTTCTCAAGTCGAGAAACCAAGCATTCACTGAATTCTCTCTTGGTATCATCTTGGTCGACCTCATTAGGACCTGATTAGGGTTTCCAGATTTatctttatatatattttttttcaattcatCTTTTACTTTGTCATTATGTCAACCGAATCCACCCTTTCTTCGTCAACCTCATCATTGACTTCTTCTACATCATCTACTATTGGTTCTCCTAGCATCATGGCTTCTTTATCTTCTTTCCAGGTACCGTTTGAGCGGTTACATGGTGCTGTAACGGAGAAACTTGCTGGTCACAATTTTTTGTTATGGAAGGCTCAATTTACGCCTTATTTGCAGGGTTATGATTTGGAAAAATTTATTGATGGTACCTACCAGTGTCCACCGGCTTTTGTTAATGAAGCCCCTAATCCATTATTTTCATCTTGGCGACGCACAGATAAACTCTTACTTGGATGGATCATGTCTTCTCTTACTTCCCCAGTTCTTGCCAAAGTCAAATCTTGTGAAACATCTCATTCTATCTGGACGAAACTAGATGGTCTTTTTGCATCTAGGACTGATGCATATCTTATACATCTGAAAGAGTCCCTTTCTTCAATTAAGAAGGGAAACTCAACTATGTCTGATTATATACAGTCGGTTAAAAATATCGTCGATTCGCTGACTGCCAGCGCAATAGAAGTTTCTGACAGGGAATTTCGTCATTACGTCATTAAGGGTCTTGATTCTGCATATGAGTCGATTGTTAGCTCTTTAATTACTACTATGGGTGTCATCAACTCGGATGAGTTTGAAGCTATGTTATTATCTTATGATCTTCGCGTGGCTTCCCAAAATTAGATTATTGCCTCTCAACCACAAGCTAATGCTGTCTCTACGAGTCGTGGTCGTGATGTTCCTCTCACAAGGGACGGGAAACCAGCTATCATCTGTCAAATATGTGAGAAGCCGTTTCACCAGGCTAGGGATTGCCGTAAAAGATTTGATACGGTAGACTACCCTTCCCGTGATCAGCGTAAACCAGTTAAGGGTAATAACAACAATAACAAGGGTGCTAAGTTTTCGTCGTGCACTAACTCATCTCCTCCTACTGCCTATGCTACGAATCATCACCAACCAAACTACACCTATGATTGACTTGCTGATAGTGGGCCGAACAACCATATGACGAATAATCTTAATAATTTGCAGAGTTATTATGAGTACACGGGACCTGATCAAGTCCGCACCGCTGCTGGATCTAACATGACAATATCTCATATTGGTAATGCTATCTTGCCAACTCCACCCCGTAAGTTCCTTCTTTCTAATGTCCTTCATGTCCCACATATTTCTAATAATCTTCTTTCCGTCTCTCAATTCTGTCATGGTAATAATGTGCTATTTGAATTTCATGATAATGGTTGTCTTGTGAAGGAACGTCGCACGGGGAAGGTAGTACTTGTGGGAACACTTAAGGATAGACTTTATACCCTTTCTCCTGCCTCATCTATCCGTGCATATGTTGGAGAACGCACATCTCTTCAAAACTGGCACCACCGTTTAGGGTATCCTACACTTAAAACAGTCAAAGCAATTGTTTCGAAATATCATCTACCTGTTTCTACTTCTAGTTTTTCTATGTGTCAGTCGTATTTAGCAAATAAGAGTCATAAACTTCAATTTCATTCCATTACTACTGTCTATGACAGTCCCTTAGATTTGATTGTTTCAGACGTTTGGGGTCTgactcatattttatctaatgaaggttTTCGGTATTATATAATTTTTGTTGACGTGTATAGTCGACTTACTTGGATATATCCTATGCATGTCAAATCAGATGCTGTGTCTATTTTTGAAATATTCTACAATCATCTTCATAACCTTTTTAGTCGGAAAATTAAAATTTTTCAATCACATAATGGCACTGAATATTGTAAAttcaccaaaatccttgaactcaATGGCACACATCATCGTTTTACCTGCCCCCACACATCTGCACAAAACGGCCTTGCGGAACGACGACACCGTCACATTGTTGAAACAGGTCTTACTCTTCTCTCAATGGCTTCCATTCTTTCTAGTTTTTGGTATGATGCATTTTTTACCGCAACCTTTCTTATGAATCGAGTTCCTTCCGTCCCTACTGGTGCTCGTTCTCCATATGAGATATTATTCAACAAAATTCCTGATTATTTGTCTCTTCGAAATTTTGGATGTCTTGGTTTTCCTCATCTTCGAGATTATCGGACAAATAAACTGGAATCTCGGTCTTCTCCATATGTCTTTCTAGGATATTGTGCAAATCGAAAGGGTTATAAATGTTTTCATATACCGTCAGGCCGTGTTTACTAGTCACGTCACGTTGTTTTCGACGAATCTACATTTCCTTTTGCAGCTGCACCCCCCGTACTACCCCCTCCGTCGACGCCTTCATAGGTAATTTCTTATCCCTCTTTTATATCTTCACTGCCTATTTCATCTCCATCTCATAATTCCGCTGCCTCCTCGACCACTTTTCCTTCTCTGAGCAACCATGAGTCCACCTCTTACTCAATCCCAGTAACCCCACCTTCAAGTCCACTTTCTACAGGATCAATACCCACAACGTCATCATCCACCTCAAGTTCACTTTCCAATAAACTACCCACAATGTCATCACCTACTTCAAGTCCACTTTCTAATACACCAATTGCAACATCTTCACCTACTTCCTCCTCCATGTCAGACTCTACTCAATCCCATATATTGGATACCGCTCCAATTCCTTTTGAGTTACCTCCAATTGATCCTCTTCGTGCACTTCTCCCTGCTGTTCCTACAACACCTAGAACTGATCTACCAACTGTTCCTAATCCTCACCCAGCAACTATCAATTTTCCTAACCCAGTAGTTCATAATGATCATGCTATGGTCACTAGGGGAAAGGATGGTATTATCCAGAAAAAGGTGTTGTTAGCATCTAAACATACAAAAAATACTGATTCTTTGTTTGAGTCTACTTGTTACTCAGTCGCAAAGAACAATCCTAATTGGCGCAAACCTATGGATGAAGAGCATTATGCTCTGCTTAAGAATGGCACTTGGTCTTACGTTCCGAGGACTCCTAATATGAATTTGgtaggttgcaagtgggtgttCCGTAAAAAATGACGTGCGGATGGAACTGTTGAGCGGCGTAAAGCACGTCTTGTGGATAAAGGTTTTAATCAGCAAGAAGGTATTGACTACGGAGGAACCTTTAGTCCGGTTATTAAGCCATGCACAATTCGGGTTGTTCTAACTTTAGCACTCTCATATTCTTGACCAATTCGTCAATTGGATATTCAAAATGCTTTCCTCAATGGTTTTCTTACGGAAGAAGTCTATATGAAACAGCCCCTGGCTACACTGATCCTCAATTTCCAGATCATGTTTGTCGCTTAAATAAATTCCTATATGGACTAAAACAAGCACCCAGGGCTTGGTATACTCATTTGAATGTTTTTCTTCAAAAACTTGGATTTGTTATTTCTCGGGATGATTCCTCCCTATTTATGCGTCGTACATCTGATGGTGTTATTCACTTGCTTGTCTATGTAGACGATATTATTTTAACAGACTCCAACTTAGGATGCTTGCAAAATTTGATTGCCACTCTCCATAAAGAATTTGCTCTAAAAGATCTTGCTGAATTATCATTCTTCCTTGGTGTCACACGAACTCCTGCTGGCTTGTTTCTCTCCCAGCGACGCTATATTGAAGACTTGTTAGAACGTGCTAATATGCATGGTGCAAAGCCTGTGAGTACCCCTTTTACAACTTCTACTGGATTGAACCCAGTGGGTGGAACTCCTTTATCGAACCCTACTGTTTATAGAAGTCTCGTCGGCGGTTTACAATATTTGTTGATCACACGCCCAGAGCTTGCATTTGCTGTCAACAAGGTTTGCGAATTTATGCAAAACCCAACGGACAAGAATTTACTTCTTGTCAAGCGAATTTTGCGTTATCTACAAGGTACTTTCTGTTATGGTATTACTCTTCGTGGTTCTCCGACATTGAAGCTAAACTTTCAAGCATATACAGATGCCGACTGGGCTGGTG
The nucleotide sequence above comes from Papaver somniferum cultivar HN1 chromosome 8, ASM357369v1, whole genome shotgun sequence. Encoded proteins:
- the LOC113304326 gene encoding uncharacterized protein LOC113304326, with protein sequence MGKAWNLKGGFRMSLHEESMYIFEFDLDEDRVAAIEMGSVTILKKLFLIRPWQLFIEHSIQELKSVPVWMNLRKVPIHLWNAKGLSMIASGIGTPICSDKHTLERTRMSYARVCVEMDVTSDFPSFIPILFDGKELEISVEYTWKPPRCQACATFSHSSAKCPKVSASKVTKKIWVPKLSKTNKETLGRLEESQRLDLEVVNADMNIKNVSETDIDKAGNLETPRNEEHNDSGSLTEKGESRVQSNEEMVDNAAHISIEEKADSPDVERKYVRRKNKGSTKENEKKVDELKNKNSFESLIEVNEDLPSVETFVSQSNNNDQHNEDTTYVDDCVESNEESEYETDNEETSVEKFKPIEEHLVCLQLTRRLGLSQPLTRTESAVRMFGFQF
- the LOC113305065 gene encoding uncharacterized protein LOC113305065, with the translated sequence MHNSGCSNFSTLIFLTNSSIGYSKCFPQWFSYGRSLYETAPGYTDPQFPDHVCRLNKFLYGLKQAPRAWYTHLNVFLQKLGFVISRDDSSLFMRRTSDGVIHLLVYVDDIILTDSNLGCLQNLIATLHKEFALKDLAELSFFLGVTRTPAGLFLSQRRYIEDLLERANMHGAKPVSTPFTTSTGLNPVGGTPLSNPTVYRSLVGGLQYLLITRPELAFAVNKVCEFMQNPTDKNLLLVKRILRYLQGTFCYGITLRGSPTLKLNFQAYTDADWAGDQTDRRSTSGYCVFLGSNIISWSARKHKTVSKSSTEAEYRGLAIATAELMWIESLLKELQVQVCTPPVLWCDNLGDTYLTMNPVFHGRTKHIKIDYHFIRERVQRGQLDVRFVSSQDQIADIFTKRTPKQRFTSLRSKLTVSDHPLRSRGSVREKES